The Pseudomonadota bacterium genomic interval AGCCAGCGGTAGAGATCGATCCAGTCCTCCCGATCCATCGCGGCCGCCTCACGCTGCGTTACACCGGGGCGTCTCGGTCTCCTGGGACCTCGGCCGCACGGCATACTCGCCGTCGATCTTTACCCAATGGACGGAAAGGAGCCTGGCCTTGAGCCGGACACCCATCTGGCCCCTGCTTCTCGCCCTTCTGGTACTCGAAGGGCTCTGCATAGAGATCGCCGAGCTTGAACCCGACGAGCACCCGCTTCTCGGCCGCGATGTCGGGCATGAGCTCGCGCACGATCGCCTGGGCCTCGCGGCCCGAGACGCGCGTATCGAAGCGGGTGTATTGGACGGCGTCCTCCGCCCCGTGCAACGCCGAGATCTCGACGGCGAGAAACGGCTGGCCGCGTTTCGGTGTGACCTCGCGGGCCCGATGCAGATAGCCGAGGCCCTGGGTATGGAGATCGAAATAGGTGGTATGTTGCTCGGTCATGGTGTGTCTCCTCGAGGATGAAAACCCCGGGGAGCGCACACGCACCCTGCCGGGGAGGTGGTCGTCCCCGGGAAGGGTCAAGCGGAGCAATTCCGCCACGATGCCTGCGGGCCCTTACGGGCCGGCCACCGGAGGTGCAGGCGCGGGTGGCCAAGGGGTGCCTGTCGTGATACACAGGCCAGGGCGCGACTGAGCGCAGTCGCCACGTACAACGTCAATCTCTATGAATCTGGAGCGCCCTGTGTCAGCGAGCGGCGCTCGGCGCGCGTTCGCGGCGGTGCGCAGGATCCCGGCGGGGGTCCGTGGGTTCGCCATCGCCTTTCGCGCGGAAGGTGATCGCTTCGACCCGAGCGAGATCAAGGTCGATACTGTCGGCCTGCACCTCGATGCGTCTCGCCGGCTCCCCGGTCTCCCTGTCGTCCCAAGTGTCCTGCACGAGCGTCCCTTCGACGCGCACCCGCGCCCCTTTGCGGAGCAGCTTCGCGATCGTCTCAGCCTTCGGGCCCCAGAGGTTCACGGGCAGCCAGAATCCTCCTTTGTCGGTAAAGCCGCCATCGCCGTCCGGCACCGGGCGATCGAAGTAGATCCGTAGCGCGGCAACGGCGCGGGGCTCGCCGTCGATCTCGACGTGCTTGAGATCGGGATCGGCGCCGAGGTTGCCGCGGCCCGCGAAATGATTCGACATGAGTGCCTCCTCATCGATACGTGGATGCAGCATTGCAGCAGCAGGCGCTGCTCAGGTGGGCGTATACGCCGATGCGTGCGCCAGATCCAGGGAAAACCCTCATCCGGTCTCGGAGGATTTTCGCAGCGCCCGGATCGCGCCGTACGACTCGAGATAATGCGAGAGACTACGCGTCGCGGCATTGGCGATCGCCCAGCGGGCATTGAGCCGCAGGCGCTCGGCCTCCGCATTGAGGTACCTCCGGCGTTCCGCGGGCGACAGGCCCTGGAGCAGCTCGCGACCGACTTTACCGGCGAGTTCGAAGAGCGTCTGCGCTTCCGGCCTCGCACTCCGCTTGCGCCAGAGCAGTCCACCTCCCTGCCGCCGCACCAGTCGCGCGAGCGGCGCAGGGATCTCCTCCGCGAATCGTTGCTGCAGGTCGTGAAGCGCCACGAGCACTTCGGCGTGCTCCGACTCGAACACCCGCAGCCAGTGCTCGGCCTCTCGCGCATTGGCGATCGCCGGAAACGCGACTGGCGCAGGACACCCGCCTTGTCGCCGGCGCTGCGCACCCTTACCCTTCAAAGGGCCCTTTGGGGTCTGCATTACCGGTATCTAGCGGCGGACGCGCCATTGCCGGTATCTAGTCCGCACGGGCGGTAACCCACCGGGGTTATGGCACTGCCATAACCCCGGTTGCGCCTGCCGCACCCGGCTATGACGCCTGCACCTCCTCATTCCGACCGGCTGGGGAGGTCCAAGAGCCCCCCGGACCGCATCAAGCCCGCCGTGCCGGCCGGTGGCTTGACGATGGGGCGCCTCTCCGGTGCATGCCGGGCCCGCCGGTGGCCATCAAGGACCTCGGGGGGCACCTCCCCCATCCGCTCACGTGCTTTCTGCGCCTTGGCATTACCCTCGCGAAGGTCCTCGCGCTTCACGCCCTCGTACCTGTAGCCGAGCGCGGCGCTCATGGCCCGCCGCAAGGCCCGGGCGCCGAGGGTCATGCAGCGCTCGGCCTCGCGCCGGTCCATGAGCCCGATGTGCCGGGCGGTGAGCACGCCCCGGACCAGCGTATCGAAGTCCGAGAGGACGCGCGCCGCCGAGTACGCGTAGGGGTTGCGAAACTGCAAGGGCACCCGCACGGCCTGGAGCGTCTCGGCGATCTTGACCTCCATGCCGGGGGTGCGCCGCAATTGCTCCTCGACCCGCTCGCGCAGTGCGTTGATCTCTTCTGCGGCCTGCTCAAGGGCCTCCTCGACCTTGAGGAGCCACCAGTCCGCATAAGGGTCATCGGCCAAGACGCAGACCTGGAGCTGAGACAGGATCGCCCCGAACCGGGTGAGGCCGATGATGTAGGGCTTCTCCGCGCTCGCTTTCCGCCCCATGAACACCTGCTGCGCATGGCGGGTCTGGAGCATGAGCCAGACCTCGCTCCGCAAGGCGCCGGGGACGTCAGTGGATGGCCGCCCACGGTCAGCCTCCTGCGCTGGCGATAACGGCAGGGGAGCTTTCGAGTCGTTTACAGTCATCGGGCGTCTCTCGACACGTGCGGTCAGGGTTATGGCACTGCCAAAACTTTCCTTTGTTCGATGCGCATGGTCAGTCGCCAATCGTTGTCAATTCATACCCCTGAGCTCCACAGCGGACGACCTGGTGTGGGTAGGAGACTAGGTGTTTCAGGCTGAAACACTCTCGTGTATTCGATACGCGATCTCGGCCTCGTCACCGACACCCACCGTCGCGTGCCGCCGGTATGGCCGCCCCCCGCCGCAACCAAGCTCGGTGATCCTGCGTAGTCATCGGGCGTCTCTCGACACGTGTGGTCAGGGTTATGGCACCGCCATAACCCTTCCTTCGCTGGATACGCGTGGTCAGTCGCCAATCGTTGTCAATTCATGCTCCTGAGCTCCACAGCGGACGACCTCGTGTAGGGAGGAGACCAGGTGTTTCAGGCTGAAACACTTTCGTGTATTCGATACGCGATCTCGGCCTCGTCACCGAGACCCACCGTCTCGTGCCGCCGGTATGGCCGCCCCCCGCCGCACTCCAAGCTCGGTGATCCTGCGTTTCTCCGCCTCATCGTGCTCACGCAGGAGCCGTTCGCGCTCCCGGCGTGCTTGGTACTGCAGGTGAGCACTGGTCAAGGGCGGCTGTCCTGCCCTCGCCTCCTTGCACATCCAGGCCAGGAGTCCGATCGGGTTCCGGACCGGGCGATTGGTTTTCGCTTGCGCGCGGATCTTCTCGCCGAGCTCGTCGAGAAGCGCCTGCTGGAGCGCCGCTTCCAAATCTCGCAGGTACATCTCGGCCAAGCGCCGTTCGTTCTCGGACAGGCCCTCCGGGTAGACCAGAGGCGGGTAAAAATTTTTGCGCTCCGGTTCCTGATCCGATGTTGTAGTAGTTTTTTTTATATATCTACTACTACTACATAGAGCCGAGTTCGAATTTTGAACTTGGTCGGCGTCTAAAATTTTTGCCTCCACCGCGTTTGAATTTTGAACTCGGTGCGTGACACGCGGCTCGGCATCGTGAACCTGTGATCCTCTCTCCACCGTCCACCGCCAGGATCGGAGAGCCGACAATGCCCCGTGCCGGAACCCAAAGAAGTTGCCACTGCCCTTTCCACGGATCGCCGAGAGGGCCTCGAGACGCTGATCGGCTTGCGACAGGGGTGGGGTTGCGAGCACATCCTCGCCGTCATTGATGCACTCCCCAAGGCTCTGGAGCATGGCCACCGCGACTTGGCGCACCCGTGCGTGGTGGTGGCGGGTCGCGTCCTGCAAGAAGGCCATGTAGCCTGGGTCCAGATAGAAGCTGCTCTCGAGCCCCAGGGGCTCGTCGTGCAGGGCATAGATGTTCCCGCGATAGCGCCCGGATCGATCCCGCACCCGCCGGCAGAGGGTGACCCAGCGGGTGATCCGCAGGATGGCCAGAGAACGCGCCACGGTCGATCGCGCCTGCACATTGGTGCGCTTGATGAGGTAGTCATAGGACGGGAAGGCCACCGTGCTCCGTCCCTGCTCCCGCGCCCAGAGCCACAGCACGGCGAAAACGCGGGAGTCCACGGCCTCGAGCACCGGGTCGAGATGGACGAGCGCGGGCATGGCCTCATGCCAGGCGCTCAAGACCAAGAGCGCGCTCGGCGAGGCCTCGCTTCCCGAGAGCAACCGATCGAGGCTCGCCTCGAGACAGGTTTCGAGCGCTCGCATCGCCGGGTCGACCGGCCCCTGCCCCGGGGCAGCGGTGGGTGTTATTGCGGTGTCTGGTCCATCCTCACGGCGTTCGCCGCGGCCGGCTCGCGCGCCGATCTCGTGTAAACGCCGTCGCCCCTCGGTCACCGGGGCCTACCCTGCCGCTCCCGCGGGGCCCTTCGTTGGGGCCGCGCCGCGGGTGCGCTGGAACACCAGCCAGAGGGTCCGGAGCGGGATCCCGGTGATTCGGTGGAGGGCCAGGTAATCGTCGGCGGTCAGGTCCCCTTCCCCGTTTTTGTCGAGGTCTTGATACGCTCGCCAGATGGCACGCTCTTCGACCTCGGTAGGCTCCCGCGGCCGGCCGATGAGCCGCACCACCCGCAGGCTTCGGCCCCGCTCGGCATACTCGCTCGAGTCCATCCCGAAGAAGTGGTGCATGAGCGGGAGGGGCGCGTCGTGCGCCAGGAGCTCGTCTCGCAGGGACTTCGAGGCCCGTTCGAGGCGCACGTGGCTCACCAAGCGCTGGAAGACGTTGCGGTCGATGGCGCTCGCGCGTAGGAGCGGGAAGTGGACCGAGCTCAAGAGGTCCAGATCTCCGAACCCGAGCGACTCCGCGGCCTCAGCATCCGGCCGCTCGAGCCCTAGGTGAGTGAGGGCCCGATCATCGCCTTCGCCGGCACACTTCGCGACGTACTGCAAGAGCGCCACGTTGAGCTCGGCTTCTTTGCTGGTCCGCATTGCCATTGCTCCCGGAGGGCGGCCGCTCACACGTCCCAGACCCACTTCTTGCCGAGGCGGCGACAGTGGGCCTGTAGGGCCCAGCGCGTCTCGATGAGTCGCATCACGATCTCGAAGTTCCGGTCCTCGAGGACGGCGAAGAGATACTGGCAGAGGCGCGCGAACATCGGGGGTTCGTCCACGAAGGGGACCAAGATCGAAGAGAGCGTGCCGGCATCCTCCGCGGCCGCCGCCTGCAGCACCGGGTACATCCGGGAGTCCTCCAGATGGGCCAGGGCTGGCACACCCTGAACGCCCGGCCCGAACGGCCACTGGTCCGCAAAGGTCGAGAGAAGCCACCAGATCGTGAGACGCTCGACCTCCTTAACCGTCTCCGGCCTCCCGGTGGCACAGAGCGGCTCGGCTGGCAGATCGACGAGAAAGCCGCAGCCCTTGGAACAGAGGAGGATGCAGTCCGAAAGACCGCTGCGGCTCGCAAGCTGCGAGGCCAGCGTCCACATGCGGCCGCGCAGGCTCTTGAGGTCTTGAGGCAACGCGGGTCGGTCTTGCGGCTTCGGATCCTTGGGTGGGGTGCGGCTTCGCGCGGGCCCAAGACCGTGCTCTTGCTCTTCGCCCGGAGTCGGCTTCGCTGCGGACCGCTCCCAATCGACATCCTCGGCGGAGCCGTTGGTGGCGTGCATGGGGCCTGCTCTTGCAATTGCGTCCGTATCCAGATCCGGAATAGAGCTCGCCGGTGCTGGAGGGGCTTCCACGCCAGCGGACTTCGGCCTTATGACGGCAGTGGCCGCCGCCGGCGGTGCATCGGGGCTGGGCTCGTCCTGCTCCGAGATGCCCTGCAGATCGGCCTTGACCTTGGCCGTGCTTTCGCCCAGGACCTCCGCGAGATGGACCTCAAGCTCGCGTTCCACGGGCTCAAGCAGCCAACGCTCGCTGTCGTGGCGGGCGAGGCAGCCGAGGAACCAGCGCTGGGTCTCCTCGACGAGAGATAGCTCGCACTTTCGCTGCCGGAGGAGGCCGAGGGTGATCTTGTGGAGCTTGCGGATCCGATCGATCTGCGAAGGACCGAGACCGCTCCGTAACGCGATCGGGAGGACAGCGGATAGGACGTCGACGGCGAAGTCCATGCGCGAGATGGTCGCCGGGTCAATGGTGTACCCCCGCGCCCGCAATGTCGCGGTGAGCTCGCGCGTGGAGAGCTTTTGTCCCACTTCCTGTTCCAGTAGGCCCCGCAGCTCGCACACGGCCCGCGCCCGATCGATAAAGAGGAGCTCGCCTCTCGCGTCGTTCTCGACGAGATGGGCGATGAGCGTCTCGCTCTCGCTCACCCACGGCTCGAAGAGGCATTGGACGGTATGGAACCGCGGGTCTTGTGTCTCCTCGCAAAGATCCTTGAGGATCCTGAGCACCGTGTTGCCGCCTTCCGCGACCCGGTAGTGGGGCTCCCCCGGCCGCCGGGTGATCGGCAGCGTCCCCACGAACCCGCGCCTGCGGATCGAGGTCTCGATCTCAACGTAGGCCTGGTTGCGCTCGCGGCGCGGGTTGCGGTCGTACTCGAGGATCCGGTCGATGGGCACGGCCATCGGAGTGGGCTCGATCGGATCGCCCTCGTCGAGCTCGCGGGCCGGTCCAACTACACTTTCCTGCACCTTCGCTGCGGCCGGGGTCGTCGTGCCCACCTCACCCTTGGTCGAGGCCACAGTAACTTCGGTCGTCATACCGAGGTCGGACGCCGGCGAGTCGGCCCCAAGTCTGCGGGCCGCGTCTTGTAGAAGTGCGCAAGGAGGTCATCCAGGGTCACGGCATTCCCACTGGCCGAAACGAGCTTGCGCATCAGGGCAGGCCTTGGGATCTTGCGCTGTGTGAGGAGATGGCACTGGATATAACGGGCCGTGGTCCCGGCGCGCCTGGCAAAGGAGTCGCGTTCCGGCGGGGTGAGCCGGTAGAAGTACCGCCTGAGGTCCATAGAGAGTATATACCAGATAGATTCACTATTGGTCAATGATGGTGTACCTTATAGGTTGTTTACCTTAAAGGTAAGCTCTGGTCTAATACGTCCTATGGATGTGCACCAAACGAGGCGAGCCAACCTCAGGTGGCTCATCGAGAACGAATGCGAGGGCGTGGCGGCGAACCTCGCGCGGACCCTCGGGATCCAGGCCACTCAGCTCTCCCGGATCTTCAGCGAGAACGCCCGTCATCGGCGCAACATCGGCGCGCGTCTCGCCCGGGCCATCGAACAGGCGACCAGCAAGCGTCGCGGGTGGATGGATGAACCGCACGTCGCGCCGGAGGCCTTCGGCCCCGACTCGAGCAACACCGACAGGGGAAATGCGGTGGTGCTAACGCCCTTTGGGGACCGGATGGTCCCTGTGCTCGACTACGCGCAGGCCTCGGAATGGACGGCCAGCGCCAAACCCTATCCGGTCACGGAGAGAACGGAGATCCTCTGGACGCGCCTTCCGCAATTGAGCGAGCGGGCGTTTGCGCTGGTGGTCGAAGGTGAGAGCATGATCGACGAGTTCTATCCGGGGGACATCGTCATCGTCGACCCGGAAGTCGCCCCGCGGCCTGGCGATTATGTGGTTGCGAAGATGGCGTCGGAAGACCCCGTGATGTTCCGGAAGTATCGGCCCCGGGGCATGGATAAAGGGGGTAAGCCCATCGTCGAGCTAGCGCCGCTGAACG includes:
- the ssb gene encoding single-stranded DNA-binding protein — encoded protein: MSNHFAGRGNLGADPDLKHVEIDGEPRAVAALRIYFDRPVPDGDGGFTDKGGFWLPVNLWGPKAETIAKLLRKGARVRVEGTLVQDTWDDRETGEPARRIEVQADSIDLDLARVEAITFRAKGDGEPTDPRRDPAHRRERAPSAAR
- a CDS encoding TIGR03761 family integrating conjugative element protein, yielding MLQTRHAQQVFMGRKASAEKPYIIGLTRFGAILSQLQVCVLADDPYADWWLLKVEEALEQAAEEINALRERVEEQLRRTPGMEVKIAETLQAVRVPLQFRNPYAYSAARVLSDFDTLVRGVLTARHIGLMDRREAERCMTLGARALRRAMSAALGYRYEGVKREDLREGNAKAQKARERMGEVPPEVLDGHRRARHAPERRPIVKPPAGTAGLMRSGGLLDLPSRSE
- a CDS encoding DUF3577 domain-containing protein; this translates as MTEQHTTYFDLHTQGLGYLHRAREVTPKRGQPFLAVEISALHGAEDAVQYTRFDTRVSGREAQAIVRELMPDIAAEKRVLVGFKLGDLYAEPFEYQKGEKQGPDGCPAQGQAPFRPLGKDRRRVCRAAEVPGDRDAPV
- a CDS encoding STY4528 family pathogenicity island replication protein gives rise to the protein MRALETCLEASLDRLLSGSEASPSALLVLSAWHEAMPALVHLDPVLEAVDSRVFAVLWLWAREQGRSTVAFPSYDYLIKRTNVQARSTVARSLAILRITRWVTLCRRVRDRSGRYRGNIYALHDEPLGLESSFYLDPGYMAFLQDATRHHHARVRQVAVAMLQSLGECINDGEDVLATPPLSQADQRLEALSAIRGKGSGNFFGFRHGALSALRSWRWTVERGSQVHDAEPRVTHRVQNSNAVEAKILDADQVQNSNSALCSSSRYIKKTTTTSDQEPERKNFYPPLVYPEGLSENERRLAEMYLRDLEAALQQALLDELGEKIRAQAKTNRPVRNPIGLLAWMCKEARAGQPPLTSAHLQYQARRERERLLREHDEAEKRRITELGVRRGAAIPAARDGGSR
- a CDS encoding DUF2857 domain-containing protein; its protein translation is MRTSKEAELNVALLQYVAKCAGEGDDRALTHLGLERPDAEAAESLGFGDLDLLSSVHFPLLRASAIDRNVFQRLVSHVRLERASKSLRDELLAHDAPLPLMHHFFGMDSSEYAERGRSLRVVRLIGRPREPTEVEERAIWRAYQDLDKNGEGDLTADDYLALHRITGIPLRTLWLVFQRTRGAAPTKGPAGAAG
- a CDS encoding S24 family peptidase, translating into MAANLARTLGIQATQLSRIFSENARHRRNIGARLARAIEQATSKRRGWMDEPHVAPEAFGPDSSNTDRGNAVVLTPFGDRMVPVLDYAQASEWTASAKPYPVTERTEILWTRLPQLSERAFALVVEGESMIDEFYPGDIVIVDPEVAPRPGDYVVAKMASEDPVMFRKYRPRGMDKGGKPIVELAPLNEDYPATVIDSKSLGLVIGTMVEHRKYRRTARLSIPDHLPAPRGKA